A genomic window from Triticum urartu cultivar G1812 chromosome 7, Tu2.1, whole genome shotgun sequence includes:
- the LOC125519862 gene encoding exocyst complex component EXO70B1-like, with product MSAAPPPPPESAATGGGGGGSDSDKVLAAAQHIVKSLATSKNAADDMIRILSGFDNRLSSITADLFPSADLSSSAEPPEISISSAAAFDAAEQLILLWDATPEALVFEAHEQDIAQYLTAVDVAVEHLARGGAGAGRAGVAVQLAMARLEEELRHHMVRHAVPLDPTGLCFSLRRLSLGSFDDLDFDAATPHSVDATPETARGGPLVSPFDDHAFDPVRPEAVDDLRAIADRMARAGYARELADAYCNIRRDLLDEYLSVLGVERLSIDEVQRVEWKQLNDKMKKWVQGVKTVVRVLLAGERRLCDQVLAVSDELREECFVESTKGCIMQILNFGDAVAVCPRSPEKLSRILDMYEALAEVIPEMKDLCLGSSGDGVISDVQAILDRLGEAVRGTLFEFGKVLQQESSRRAMTAGEIHPMTRYVMNYLRLLVVYSETLDGLLDDDGDESNALERPEDKDQDTEHLEGMTPLGRRLLKLMCYLEANLEDKSKLYEDAALECIFSMNNLLYIVQKVKDSELGKILGDHWVRRRSGKIRQYSKSYLRISWMKTLSYLRDDVHGSGGGSGSGSGSGHSGSRMSIKEKFKNFNLSFEEIYRNQTLWKVPDPQLREELKISISENVIPAYRAFLGRYGSQVDGGRNSGKYIKYTPEDLEGQLSDLFEGSPGSANHSRRRT from the coding sequence GATCCGCATCCTCTCCGGCTTCGACAACCGCCTCTCCTCCATCACCGCCGACCTGTTCCCCTCCGCcgacctctcctcctccgcggaGCCGCCCGAGATCTCCATCTCCTCCGCGGCCGCCTTCGACGCCGCCGAGCAGCTCATCCTGCTCTGGGACGCCACCCCCGAGGCCCTCGTCTTCGAGGCCCACGAGCAGGACATCGCGCAGTACCTCACCGCCGTCGACGTCGCCGTCGAGCACCTCGCGCGCGGCGGCGCGGGCGCCGGCCGCGCCGGCGTCGCCGTGCAGCTCGCCATGGCCCGCCTCGAGGAGGAGCTCCGCCACCACATGGTCCGCCACGCCGTGCCGCTGGACCCCACGGGCCTCTGCTTCTCGCTCCGCCGCCTCTCCCTCGGATCCTTCGACGACCTCGACTTCGACGCCGCCACGCCGCACAGCGTGGACGCCACGCCGGAGACCGCGCGCGGCGGGCCCCTGGTGAGCCCGTTCGACGACCACGCGTTCGACCCCGTGCGCCCCGAGGCCGTGGACGACCTGCGGGCCATCGCCGACCGGATGGCGCGTGCGGGGTACGCGCGCGAGCTAGCCGACGCCTACTGCAACATCCGGCGCGACCTGCTCGACGAATACCTCTCCGTGCTGGGCGTGGAGCGCCTCAGCATCGACGAGGTGCAGCGCGTGGAGTGGAAGCAGCTCAACGACAAGATGAAGAAGTGGGTGCAGGGGGTGAAGACGGTCGTGCGCGTGCTGCTTGCTGGTGAGCGTCGCCTCTGCGACCAGGTGCTCGCTGTGTCCGACGAGCTCAGGGAGGAGTGCTTCGTCGAGTCCACCAAAGGATGCATCATGCAGATTCTGAATTTCGGGGACGCCGTGGCTGTGTGCCCCCGCTCGCCCGAGAAGCTCTCACGGATTCTTGATATGTATGAGGCACTTGCTGAGGTAATCCCTGAAATGAAGGATTTGTGCCTCGGAAGTTCCGGTGACGGTGTAATCAGTGATGTTCAAGcaattcttgataggcttggggAGGCCGTGAGGGGTACCCTTTTTGAGTTTGGGAAAGTTCTGCAGCAGGAGTCGTCGCGGAGGGCAATGACGGCTGGTGAGATCCACCCAATGACGCGGTATGTCATGAACTATTTGAGGTTGTTGGTCGTTTATAGTGAGACACTTGATGGCCTCTtggatgatgatggcgatgagaGCAATGCTTTGGAAAGACCTGAGGATAAGGATCAGGATACGGAACACTTAGAGGGTATGACCCCTCTTGGAAGGCGTCTTTTGAAGCTGATGTGTTATCTGGAGGCCAATTTGGAGGACAAGTCTAAGCTTTATGAAGATGCTGCCCTAGAGTGCATATTTTCCATGAACAATTTGCTCTACATTGTTCAGAAGGTGAAGGATTCCGAGCTTGGGAAGATTTTAGGCGATCACTGGGTAAGAAGGCGCAGCGGGAAGATTCGGCAGTACTCAAAGAGCTACCTAAGGATTTCTTGGATGAAGACTTTGTCTTATCTGAGGGACGATGTACATGGGAGTGGGGGTGGGAGCGGCAGTGGTAGTGGCAGTGGACATTCAGGTTCTAGGATGTCCATCAAGGAGAAGTTCAAGAACTTCAACTTGTCCTTTGAGGAAATTTACAGGAACCAGACACTCTGGAAGGTTCCAGATCCTCAGCTCCGAGAAGAGCTGAAGATATCTATATCTGAGAATGTGATTCCGGCATATCGTGCTTTTTTGGGAAGATATGGTAGTCAAGTGGATGGGGGAAGAAACTCGGGAAAGTATATAAAGTACACCCCAGAGGACCTGGAGGGTCAATTGTCTGATTTATTTGAGGGCTCACCAGGGTCTGCCAACCACTCTAGGCGAAGAACATAG